A genomic segment from Propioniciclava sp. MC1595 encodes:
- a CDS encoding ABC transporter permease — protein sequence MKRAELWVGLVLVTTVVALALLSFIWTPFDATAVGSAPRLQNPGWPHVLGTDHMGIDTFSRILVGARAALYVGIIAVGIAALVGVPLGILAAWLPRWGAEVMMRATDVAYAFPALLLAILLAAVFGASTETAMVAIGIATIPAFIRVTRAGALSVLASDYVLAARASGTPVPAIAVRHVLPNVAHLIGVQASVSFAMAILAEAALSYLGLGTPPTVPSWGRMLGDAQTYLFSHPAQAVWPGLAIAAAVLGFNLVGDGLRDFLDPKLREVA from the coding sequence GTGAAGCGCGCCGAGCTCTGGGTGGGCCTGGTCCTGGTCACGACCGTGGTGGCCCTGGCCCTGCTGTCCTTCATCTGGACGCCGTTCGACGCGACCGCCGTCGGCTCGGCACCCCGCCTGCAGAACCCGGGGTGGCCGCACGTGCTCGGCACCGACCACATGGGCATCGACACGTTCAGCCGCATCCTGGTGGGCGCCCGCGCGGCCCTGTACGTGGGCATCATCGCGGTCGGCATCGCGGCGCTGGTCGGCGTCCCGCTCGGCATCCTCGCGGCGTGGCTTCCCCGCTGGGGGGCCGAGGTAATGATGCGGGCGACCGACGTCGCCTACGCGTTCCCGGCGCTCCTGCTCGCCATCCTGCTGGCGGCCGTGTTCGGGGCGTCCACCGAGACGGCCATGGTGGCGATCGGCATCGCCACGATCCCCGCGTTCATCCGGGTCACGCGCGCGGGCGCGCTGTCGGTGCTGGCGTCCGACTATGTGCTGGCCGCGCGCGCCTCCGGCACGCCGGTCCCGGCCATCGCGGTGCGCCACGTGCTGCCCAACGTCGCCCACCTGATCGGGGTGCAGGCGTCGGTGAGCTTCGCGATGGCGATCCTCGCCGAGGCCGCGCTGTCCTACCTCGGGCTGGGCACCCCGCCCACCGTGCCGTCGTGGGGCCGCATGCTGGGCGACGCCCAGACCTACCTGTTCAGCCACCCCGCCCAGGCCGTGTGGCCCGGCCTCGCCATCGCCGCCGCCGTGCTGGGGTTCAACCTCGTCGGCGACGGCCTGCGCGACTTCCTCGACCCGAAGCTGCGGGAGGTCGCATGA
- a CDS encoding ABC transporter substrate-binding protein — protein sequence MAKSEARTVGVRTRGRAFAALVAAAALVLTACTAGGQQLPAPAPAPSGSTAAPTEAPAGEARTLVIGATAEPQTLDPTATDAAAGPQALLYNVFETLIRLDSAGELKPLLAQAWDVTPDRLTYTFRLNPSAKFSDGSPVDADAVVANIERIRTGTVAPKLKRAMEVVASTEAVDAQTVNVVLSRPSVTWLFDMAGAAGIVMNPTGFADAGSQTAGSGPLTLDRWTPGDSIALKRNDAYWGTPTRFDEVTFRYFKDPNAMNASMLSGQLDIISNLQAPETIDQFSDTSRFTVIEGSTEGEVTMAINNGAAPEGVPAGTGNPALKDVRVRKAITMAIDRKALLDTVWHGKGTLIGSMAVPTDPYYEDLSQLYPYDPEQAKALLAEAGQTNLTLRLRPPTLPYATKAAQFIASQLGAVGITVQVEELQFPRQWIDTAMTNADYDLTIVAHVEPRDVLTYANPAFYWRYDNPAVQEAVKKGTEGTVEEYTTELRTAARLIAEDAASVWLFALPNLVVTQHGVTGVAENANSSLSFDVTTIAKA from the coding sequence ATGGCGAAGTCAGAGGCCCGCACTGTCGGGGTGCGCACGCGGGGGCGTGCGTTCGCCGCACTCGTGGCTGCGGCCGCGCTCGTGCTCACGGCCTGCACGGCCGGTGGCCAGCAGCTCCCGGCGCCCGCACCGGCGCCCAGCGGGTCGACCGCGGCGCCCACCGAGGCGCCCGCCGGTGAGGCGAGGACCCTCGTCATCGGCGCGACCGCCGAGCCGCAGACGCTCGACCCGACCGCGACGGACGCGGCTGCGGGTCCGCAGGCGCTGCTCTACAACGTCTTCGAGACGCTGATCCGCCTCGACTCGGCCGGCGAGCTCAAGCCGCTCCTGGCCCAGGCATGGGACGTCACCCCCGACCGCCTGACCTACACCTTCCGGCTGAACCCGTCGGCCAAGTTCTCCGACGGGTCGCCCGTGGATGCCGACGCGGTCGTCGCGAACATCGAGCGGATCCGGACGGGCACGGTCGCCCCCAAGCTGAAGCGGGCCATGGAGGTCGTCGCGAGCACCGAGGCGGTCGACGCGCAGACGGTGAACGTGGTGCTGAGCCGCCCCAGCGTGACCTGGCTGTTCGACATGGCCGGCGCCGCCGGCATCGTCATGAACCCGACCGGCTTCGCCGACGCCGGTTCCCAGACCGCAGGGTCCGGGCCGCTCACCCTCGACCGCTGGACCCCCGGCGACAGCATCGCCCTGAAGCGCAACGACGCGTACTGGGGGACGCCGACCCGCTTCGACGAGGTCACGTTCCGGTACTTCAAGGACCCGAACGCGATGAACGCCTCGATGCTCTCGGGTCAGCTCGACATCATCTCCAACCTGCAGGCGCCCGAGACGATCGACCAGTTCAGCGACACCAGCCGGTTCACGGTCATCGAGGGCAGCACCGAGGGTGAGGTCACGATGGCGATCAACAACGGCGCCGCCCCCGAGGGCGTGCCCGCGGGGACGGGCAACCCGGCGCTGAAGGACGTACGCGTCCGCAAGGCGATCACCATGGCGATCGACCGCAAGGCGCTGCTCGACACCGTGTGGCACGGCAAGGGCACGCTGATCGGCTCCATGGCCGTCCCGACCGACCCGTACTACGAGGACCTGTCGCAGCTCTACCCGTACGACCCCGAGCAGGCCAAGGCCCTGCTCGCCGAGGCCGGCCAGACCAACCTCACGCTGCGCCTGCGCCCGCCGACGCTGCCGTACGCCACCAAGGCGGCACAGTTCATCGCTTCGCAGCTGGGCGCCGTGGGCATCACCGTCCAGGTCGAGGAGCTCCAGTTCCCGCGCCAGTGGATCGACACCGCGATGACCAACGCCGACTACGACCTGACCATCGTGGCGCACGTCGAGCCGCGTGACGTCCTGACCTACGCCAACCCCGCGTTCTACTGGCGCTACGACAACCCGGCGGTCCAGGAGGCCGTGAAGAAGGGCACCGAGGGCACGGTGGAGGAGTACACCACCGAGCTGCGCACGGCCGCTCGGCTGATCGCCGAGGACGCCGCGTCGGTGTGGCTGTTCGCCCTGCCCAACCTCGTCGTGACCCAGCACGGGGTGACCGGGGTGGCGGAGAACGCCAACAGCTCGCTCTCGTTCGACGTCACCACGATCGCCAAGGCCTGA
- the rsgA gene encoding ribosome small subunit-dependent GTPase A, with amino-acid sequence MSSRAWSRDEHDGYGRPPRRTRPRTKDRPDYSDAEVGLVITVDRGRYSVDLDNDAGHRRVLATKARALGRKGVIVGDRVRVVGDTTGDEGTLARIVEVVERETVLRRTADDDDPHERPIVANADQLAIVTALADPPPRMGMIDRILVASFDAGLRPLLVLTKADLAAPDRLLAAYAGLDVDAVVVQPGADLTELRDLLAGHRTVFVGHSGVGKSTLVNALIPDAGRAIGHVNEVTGRGRHTSTSAIALELPEPGGWVIDTPGVRSFGLSHVTTDTILAAFDDLAALVADCPRGCQHDSTAPECALDEAVARGDLRPERLESFRRMEKVWTSPPAWD; translated from the coding sequence GTGAGCAGCCGCGCCTGGTCGCGCGACGAGCACGACGGCTACGGCCGGCCCCCGCGCCGCACGCGCCCCCGCACCAAGGACCGCCCCGACTACTCCGACGCCGAGGTCGGGCTGGTGATCACGGTCGACCGCGGCCGGTACTCGGTCGACCTCGACAACGACGCCGGCCACCGCCGCGTCCTGGCCACCAAGGCCCGCGCGCTGGGCCGCAAGGGCGTCATCGTGGGCGACCGCGTCCGGGTCGTGGGCGACACCACCGGCGACGAGGGCACCTTGGCCCGCATCGTCGAGGTGGTCGAGCGCGAGACCGTCCTGCGACGCACGGCCGACGACGACGACCCGCACGAGCGCCCGATCGTCGCCAACGCCGACCAGCTCGCGATCGTCACCGCGCTGGCCGACCCGCCGCCGCGGATGGGCATGATCGACCGGATCCTCGTGGCCAGCTTCGACGCGGGCCTGCGCCCGCTGCTGGTCCTCACCAAGGCCGACCTCGCCGCTCCCGACCGACTGCTGGCCGCCTACGCCGGCCTCGACGTGGACGCCGTGGTGGTCCAGCCCGGCGCCGACCTGACCGAGCTGCGCGACCTCCTGGCCGGCCACCGGACCGTCTTCGTCGGGCACTCCGGCGTGGGCAAATCCACGCTGGTCAACGCGCTGATCCCCGACGCGGGCCGCGCGATCGGGCACGTCAACGAGGTGACCGGGCGGGGGCGGCACACCTCCACGTCCGCGATCGCCCTCGAGCTCCCCGAGCCGGGTGGCTGGGTGATCGACACCCCGGGCGTCCGGTCGTTCGGGCTGTCGCACGTGACCACGGACACGATCCTGGCGGCGTTCGACGACCTGGCCGCCCTCGTCGCCGACTGCCCGCGCGGCTGCCAGCACGACTCCACCGCGCCCGAGTGCGCGCTCGACGAGGCCGTCGCCCGGGGCGACCTGCGCCCCGAGCGGCTGGAGTCGTTCCGCCGCATGGAGAAGGTCTGGACGAGCCCGCCCGCGTGGGACTGA
- a CDS encoding DoxX family membrane protein, translated as MNLVRGIGRLLLGGFFIVQGAKAVKDPAQFATAAEPIAQRFVPLAQRTLPPEASAYVPEDPETLVRLNGVASVLGGLGMATGIGRRGGAYLAAASMLPHVLAADPRGATPAEKNSIRSVFLRNLALLGAALVVSQDTAGQPSLLWRASDSRKRLAREADRTAKFVARETGNTGRALAKDIKRYKREAQLQARIARKTIEGALP; from the coding sequence ATGAATCTCGTGCGCGGAATCGGCCGCCTGCTCCTGGGTGGCTTCTTCATCGTCCAGGGCGCCAAGGCCGTGAAGGACCCGGCCCAGTTCGCCACCGCCGCTGAGCCCATCGCCCAGCGGTTCGTGCCCCTCGCCCAGCGGACCCTGCCGCCCGAGGCCTCGGCCTACGTGCCGGAGGACCCGGAGACCCTCGTGCGCCTCAACGGCGTCGCGTCGGTGCTCGGCGGGCTCGGCATGGCCACCGGCATCGGCCGCCGGGGCGGCGCCTACCTCGCCGCCGCGTCCATGCTGCCGCACGTGCTCGCTGCCGACCCGCGGGGTGCGACGCCGGCCGAGAAGAACTCGATCCGCAGCGTCTTCCTGCGCAACCTGGCCCTGCTGGGTGCTGCCCTCGTGGTGTCCCAGGACACGGCCGGCCAGCCCAGCCTGCTGTGGCGCGCCTCCGACAGCCGCAAGCGCCTGGCCCGCGAGGCCGACCGCACCGCGAAGTTCGTGGCCCGCGAGACCGGCAACACCGGCCGCGCGCTCGCCAAGGACATCAAGCGCTACAAGCGCGAGGCCCAACTGCAGGCCCGGATCGCCCGCAAGACCATCGAGGGCGCCCTTCCGTGA
- a CDS encoding sigma-70 family RNA polymerase sigma factor produces the protein MNLPSTDAPDEVDVATETPQERSARFERDALPYLDQLYGAALRMARNPADAEDVVQEAYAKAFASFHQFKPGTNLKAWLYRILTNTYINSYRKKQRQPQEGFGEDIEDWQLAAAEKHTSTGLRSAEMDALDRMPDSVVTDAMGQLAPDFRMAVYLADVEGFSYKEIAEIMGTPIGTVMSRLNRGRTQLRKLLADHAASLGIGTGDRDA, from the coding sequence ATGAACCTGCCGAGCACCGACGCACCCGACGAGGTCGACGTCGCCACCGAGACCCCGCAGGAGCGGTCCGCCCGCTTCGAGCGTGACGCCCTGCCGTACCTCGACCAGCTCTACGGCGCCGCGCTGCGGATGGCGCGCAACCCCGCCGACGCCGAGGACGTGGTGCAGGAGGCGTACGCGAAGGCCTTCGCGTCCTTCCACCAGTTCAAGCCGGGCACGAACCTGAAGGCCTGGCTGTACCGCATCCTCACCAACACCTACATCAACAGCTATCGCAAGAAGCAGCGCCAGCCCCAGGAGGGGTTCGGCGAGGACATCGAGGACTGGCAGCTGGCCGCGGCCGAGAAGCACACCTCGACGGGCCTGCGCTCGGCCGAGATGGACGCCCTGGACCGGATGCCCGACTCGGTGGTCACCGACGCGATGGGCCAGCTGGCCCCCGACTTCCGGATGGCGGTCTACCTCGCCGACGTCGAGGGCTTCTCCTACAAGGAGATCGCCGAGATCATGGGCACGCCGATCGGCACCGTGATGTCGCGCCTCAACCGCGGTCGCACCCAGCTGCGCAAGCTGCTGGCCGACCACGCCGCCTCGCTCGGGATCGGGACGGGGGACCGCGATGCGTGA
- a CDS encoding inositol monophosphatase family protein: MPETSYVDDVRLAHVLADNADALTMARWKALDLQVSAKPDLTEVTDADLAVEDALRATLKRARPRDAVHGEERQDTGHGPRRWIIDPIDGTRNFVRGVPVWATLIGLMDGDEVVVGMVSAPALQRRWWASKGGGAFTGKTLASATRLQVSGVDAVEDASLSYSSIGGWVSSGRGQEFVDLMRESWRTRAYGDFWSYMLVAEGAVDIACEPDLALYDMAALVPIVTEAGGRFTNLDGVPGPVGPGALATNGRLHDLVVGRLTPSEPTVDLGRLTP; this comes from the coding sequence ATGCCCGAGACCTCCTACGTGGACGACGTGCGGCTGGCGCACGTGCTCGCCGACAACGCCGACGCGCTCACCATGGCGCGGTGGAAGGCGCTGGACCTGCAGGTGAGCGCGAAGCCCGACCTGACCGAGGTCACCGACGCCGACCTCGCCGTCGAGGACGCCCTGCGCGCCACCCTGAAGCGGGCCCGGCCGCGCGACGCCGTGCACGGCGAGGAGCGGCAGGACACCGGCCACGGGCCGCGGCGCTGGATCATCGACCCGATCGACGGCACGCGCAACTTCGTGCGCGGCGTCCCGGTCTGGGCCACGCTCATCGGGCTCATGGACGGCGACGAGGTCGTGGTGGGCATGGTGTCGGCCCCGGCGCTGCAGCGCCGCTGGTGGGCCTCGAAGGGCGGCGGGGCGTTCACCGGCAAGACGCTCGCCTCGGCCACGCGGCTGCAGGTCTCGGGGGTGGACGCCGTGGAGGACGCGTCGCTGTCCTACAGCTCGATCGGGGGCTGGGTCTCCTCCGGGCGCGGGCAGGAGTTCGTCGACCTGATGCGCGAGTCCTGGCGGACCCGCGCCTACGGCGACTTCTGGAGCTACATGCTCGTGGCCGAGGGCGCGGTCGACATCGCCTGCGAGCCCGACCTGGCCCTGTACGACATGGCCGCCCTGGTCCCGATCGTCACCGAGGCCGGCGGTCGCTTCACGAACCTGGACGGCGTCCCGGGGCCGGTGGGCCCCGGCGCCCTGGCCACCAACGGCCGCCTGCACGACCTGGTCGTCGGCCGGCTCACGCCGTCCGAGCCCACGGTCGACCTCGGGCGCCTGACCCCCTGA
- a CDS encoding ABC transporter permease — MARQVVARLGIFLLSLAAASFAIFVITQALPGDVAAVILGHGATPEQLAAKRAELGTDRPFGVQYLEWVGGLLTGDLGRSWFSSLPISTLIAPRLEVTGSLVVGGLALAVLIALPLGALAALKRRRLPGLLTSAAAQVGMAIPAFWAGILLVFVFGVLLRWLPPNGYVPFGRDPGRWASHLVLPVVTLGVIQAAVLVRYVRSAFLEVLSEDYYRTARAVGWTKGRALVRHGIRNAALSLVTVLGLQLASVIVGAIVIERVFVLPGLGSALLDAVATSDLVVVRGITMLLVFAVLVINAVVDLSYVLIDPRLRTREES, encoded by the coding sequence GTGGCGCGCCAGGTGGTGGCACGGCTGGGCATCTTCCTGCTCAGCCTCGCAGCCGCCTCCTTCGCGATCTTCGTGATCACCCAGGCGCTGCCCGGCGACGTGGCCGCCGTCATCCTCGGGCACGGCGCCACGCCCGAGCAGCTCGCCGCGAAGCGGGCCGAGCTGGGCACCGACCGGCCGTTCGGCGTCCAGTACCTCGAGTGGGTCGGTGGGCTGCTCACCGGCGACCTCGGCCGCTCCTGGTTCTCGTCGCTGCCGATCTCCACGCTGATCGCACCCCGCCTCGAGGTGACCGGCTCCCTGGTCGTGGGCGGGCTGGCCCTGGCCGTCCTGATCGCGCTCCCGCTCGGGGCCCTGGCCGCGCTCAAGCGGCGCCGCCTCCCCGGCCTGCTCACCTCGGCGGCCGCCCAGGTCGGCATGGCCATCCCGGCCTTCTGGGCCGGCATCCTGCTGGTCTTCGTGTTCGGCGTCCTGCTGCGCTGGCTGCCGCCCAACGGCTACGTCCCCTTCGGGCGCGACCCGGGCCGCTGGGCGTCCCACCTCGTGCTGCCCGTGGTCACGCTGGGGGTGATCCAGGCCGCCGTCCTGGTGCGCTACGTGCGCTCGGCGTTCCTCGAGGTCCTGTCGGAGGACTACTACCGCACCGCGCGCGCCGTCGGGTGGACGAAGGGGCGCGCGCTCGTCCGCCACGGCATCCGCAACGCCGCGCTCTCGCTGGTCACGGTCCTGGGGCTCCAGCTGGCTTCGGTGATCGTGGGGGCGATCGTCATCGAGCGCGTGTTCGTCCTGCCCGGCCTGGGCTCGGCCCTGCTCGACGCGGTCGCGACCAGCGACCTGGTCGTGGTCCGCGGGATCACGATGCTGCTGGTCTTCGCCGTGCTCGTCATCAACGCGGTCGTCGACCTGAGCTACGTGCTGATCGACCCGCGCCTGCGCACCCGGGAGGAGTCGTGA
- a CDS encoding ABC transporter ATP-binding protein encodes MSLYEVENLTRVYSSGPRRVVALDDVSLTVERGQRLGIVGESGSGKSTLIRLMASLDRPTSGEVRFDGRVVSGVPERRLGFLRASVQLVLQDPRSSLNPRMNVGDIVAEPLRSPIIRRERGDLDPRARVAEVLDAVGLPVDAARRYPHEFSGGQRQRIAIARALAPSPEVLIADEAVSALDVSVRAQVLNLLMGLVDELSLTLLFVSHDLAVVRHVCPDAVVMQAGRIVEAGPTQRLFSEPEHPYTARLVAAIPTFRARP; translated from the coding sequence ATGAGCCTGTACGAGGTCGAGAACCTGACCCGCGTCTACAGCAGCGGCCCGCGCCGGGTCGTGGCCCTCGACGACGTGAGCCTCACCGTCGAGCGTGGCCAGCGCCTGGGCATCGTGGGGGAATCCGGCTCCGGAAAGTCCACCCTGATCCGGCTGATGGCCTCGCTGGACCGGCCCACCTCGGGGGAGGTGCGGTTCGACGGCCGTGTGGTCTCGGGGGTGCCCGAGCGGCGCCTGGGCTTCCTGCGCGCCTCGGTGCAGCTGGTCCTGCAGGACCCGCGCAGTTCGCTGAACCCCCGCATGAACGTGGGCGACATCGTCGCCGAGCCGCTGCGCAGCCCGATCATCCGGCGCGAGCGCGGCGACCTCGACCCGCGCGCACGCGTGGCCGAGGTGCTGGACGCCGTGGGCCTGCCGGTCGACGCCGCCCGGCGCTACCCCCACGAGTTCTCCGGCGGCCAGCGCCAGCGCATCGCGATCGCCCGGGCGCTCGCCCCGTCCCCCGAGGTGCTGATCGCCGACGAGGCGGTCTCGGCGCTCGACGTGTCGGTGCGCGCCCAGGTGCTCAACCTGCTGATGGGGCTCGTCGACGAGCTGAGCCTGACCCTGCTGTTCGTGAGCCACGACCTGGCCGTGGTCCGGCACGTCTGCCCCGACGCGGTCGTCATGCAGGCGGGCCGGATCGTCGAGGCCGGTCCCACCCAGCGGCTGTTCAGCGAGCCCGAGCACCCCTACACCGCCCGACTGGTGGCCGCGATCCCCACCTTCCGCGCCCGGCCGTAG
- the aroA gene encoding 3-phosphoshikimate 1-carboxyvinyltransferase produces the protein MTRWVAPTAGGPVRGRVTIPGSKSATARAFVLAALADGPSTLSGVLEARDTRLMRTALGSLGVGFTDHPDASVTVTPPARFAAGAVDVGLAGTIMRFVPPLAALADGVTPFTGDREAEVRPIAPLLDGLRQAGVQIEGDALPFTVRGTGSVPGGEATIDASGSSQFVSGLLLAAARFDAGLVVHHRGGAVPSRPHIGLTLAMLRDRGVDAEAVGDASWRVAPGPIAARDEAIEPDLVNAAVFLAAALPTGGSVTVAWPRHTLQAADAILGTLEALGGTVTRDGDSVTVTGTGVVRGADLDLTDASELTCIAAALLALADGPGSIRGVAHVRGHETDRLAALETELRARGAGVHQTPDGLAIVPGPLTGGVWGCYADHRMAHAGAVLGLAVAGVELDDVGSTTKTMADFPGLWSGLVAP, from the coding sequence GTGACCCGCTGGGTCGCCCCCACCGCGGGGGGTCCGGTACGCGGCCGGGTCACCATACCGGGCTCGAAGTCGGCCACGGCACGCGCGTTCGTGCTGGCCGCCCTCGCCGACGGCCCGTCGACGCTGTCGGGGGTGCTCGAGGCCCGCGACACCCGGCTGATGCGCACCGCGCTAGGGTCGCTGGGCGTCGGCTTCACCGACCACCCGGACGCCTCGGTCACCGTCACGCCCCCCGCCCGGTTCGCCGCCGGCGCGGTGGACGTCGGCCTGGCCGGGACCATCATGCGCTTCGTCCCGCCCCTGGCCGCCCTGGCCGACGGCGTCACCCCGTTCACCGGCGACCGGGAGGCCGAAGTGCGACCCATCGCCCCCCTCCTCGACGGCCTGCGCCAGGCGGGGGTCCAGATCGAGGGCGACGCGCTGCCCTTCACGGTCCGCGGCACCGGCTCGGTGCCCGGGGGCGAGGCCACCATCGACGCCTCCGGCTCCAGCCAGTTCGTCTCCGGCCTCCTGCTGGCGGCCGCCCGCTTCGACGCCGGGCTGGTCGTCCACCACCGGGGCGGCGCCGTCCCGTCCCGACCGCACATCGGCCTCACCCTGGCGATGCTGCGCGACCGGGGCGTCGACGCCGAGGCCGTCGGTGACGCCTCCTGGCGCGTGGCCCCTGGGCCCATCGCGGCACGCGATGAGGCGATCGAGCCCGACCTGGTCAACGCGGCGGTCTTCCTGGCCGCAGCCCTGCCCACGGGCGGCTCCGTCACCGTCGCGTGGCCCCGGCACACCCTGCAGGCCGCCGACGCGATCCTGGGCACGCTGGAGGCCCTCGGCGGCACCGTCACCCGCGACGGCGACAGCGTCACCGTGACCGGCACCGGCGTCGTGCGCGGGGCCGACCTGGACCTCACCGACGCCAGCGAGCTCACCTGCATCGCCGCGGCCCTGCTGGCGCTGGCCGACGGCCCCGGCTCGATCCGCGGCGTCGCGCACGTGCGCGGGCACGAGACCGACCGGCTTGCCGCCCTCGAGACCGAGCTGCGCGCCCGCGGGGCGGGCGTGCACCAGACCCCCGACGGCCTGGCCATCGTGCCCGGGCCGCTCACCGGTGGGGTGTGGGGCTGCTACGCCGACCACCGCATGGCCCACGCCGGCGCCGTCCTCGGCCTGGCCGTGGCCGGGGTCGAGCTCGACGACGTGGGGTCCACCACCAAGACCATGGCCGACTTCCCCGGCCTGTGGTCGGGGCTGGTGGCCCCGTGA
- a CDS encoding ABC transporter ATP-binding protein yields the protein MTATNGPGATLAVRDLSIAFGRQKPVVRGLDLDLAPGQRLGIIGESGSGKTVTALAIMGLLPENARVSGSIRLDGRELVGLSDRALSRLRGDQMGMIFQEPMTALDPTMTAGRQVAEVFRLHRDRDAGRARAAVLEVLGAVGFDDPERIADSYPHQLSGGQRQRVVTAMALVNRPDLVICDEPTTALDVTVQATVLRVLDEVLDAVGASCLFISHDLAVVSQICSDVVVMLDGEVVERGTADQVFNEPRHPYAAGLVATARLDLLEPGTRLPTVADHVRRDR from the coding sequence ATGACCGCCACGAACGGCCCCGGCGCCACCCTGGCGGTCCGCGACCTGTCGATCGCGTTCGGCCGGCAAAAGCCCGTCGTGCGCGGCCTCGACCTCGACCTCGCCCCGGGCCAGCGCCTGGGCATCATCGGGGAGTCCGGTTCGGGCAAGACCGTCACCGCGTTGGCGATCATGGGCCTGCTGCCCGAGAACGCCCGTGTGAGCGGCTCCATCCGCCTCGACGGGCGCGAGCTCGTGGGGCTGAGCGACCGTGCGCTGTCCCGCCTGCGCGGCGACCAGATGGGCATGATCTTCCAGGAGCCCATGACCGCCCTGGACCCGACCATGACCGCCGGTCGGCAGGTCGCCGAGGTCTTCCGGCTGCACCGCGACCGCGACGCCGGGCGCGCCCGCGCCGCCGTCCTCGAGGTGCTCGGCGCCGTCGGGTTCGACGACCCCGAGCGGATCGCCGACAGCTACCCCCACCAGCTCTCGGGCGGCCAACGGCAGCGCGTCGTCACCGCCATGGCGCTGGTCAACCGGCCCGACCTCGTCATCTGCGACGAGCCCACCACGGCCCTCGACGTGACCGTCCAGGCGACGGTCCTGCGGGTCCTCGACGAGGTGCTGGACGCCGTGGGCGCCAGTTGCCTGTTCATCAGCCACGACCTGGCCGTGGTCTCGCAGATCTGCTCCGACGTCGTCGTGATGCTCGACGGCGAGGTCGTGGAGCGCGGCACTGCCGACCAGGTCTTCAACGAGCCCCGGCACCCGTACGCCGCGGGCCTGGTCGCCACCGCCCGCCTCGACCTGCTCGAGCCCGGAACCCGCCTGCCCACCGTCGCCGACCACGTGCGGAGGGACCGATGA
- the serA gene encoding phosphoglycerate dehydrogenase, giving the protein MKALLLENIHPSGIKLLTEKGYDVETLPSALGEDDLIAALQGVDLLGIRSNTMLTKRVFESAPQLKAVGAFCIGTNQIALDEATARGVAVFNAPYSNTRSVVELAIGEIIAMARHLTDHNARMHAGEWVKSAKGSHEIRGRSLGIVGYGNIGSQLSVVAESLGMSVYFYDIVDRLALGNARRMGSLEELLATAETISLHVDGRAGNRGLWGDAEFQMMRPRSLFLNLSRGFVVDTEALKRHLDSGHIAGAAIDVFETEPKKNGPYFTSPLRGTPNVILTPHVAGSTEEAQENIGSFVAGKLADYSENGSTVLSVNLPAVAAQGPGARRIMHLHQNVPGVLAKINTILAEHGTNIDGQTLATRGHVGYVVLDIGGEVTDAVVEALTAMPEAIRVEVR; this is encoded by the coding sequence GTGAAGGCGCTCCTGCTCGAGAACATCCACCCGTCCGGCATCAAGCTGTTGACCGAGAAGGGCTACGACGTCGAGACGCTGCCGAGCGCGCTCGGTGAGGACGACCTGATCGCCGCGCTGCAGGGTGTCGACCTGCTCGGCATCCGGTCCAACACGATGCTGACCAAGCGGGTGTTCGAGTCGGCCCCGCAGCTCAAGGCGGTGGGCGCGTTCTGCATCGGCACGAACCAGATCGCGCTCGACGAAGCCACCGCCCGCGGCGTGGCGGTGTTCAACGCCCCCTACAGCAACACCCGCTCGGTGGTGGAGCTCGCGATCGGCGAGATCATCGCGATGGCGCGCCACCTGACCGACCACAACGCGCGCATGCACGCCGGTGAGTGGGTGAAGTCGGCCAAGGGGTCCCACGAGATCCGCGGACGGTCGCTGGGCATCGTCGGCTATGGCAACATCGGCTCGCAGCTGTCGGTGGTTGCCGAGTCGCTGGGCATGAGCGTCTACTTCTACGACATCGTCGATCGGCTCGCGCTGGGCAACGCCCGCCGGATGGGCTCGCTGGAGGAGCTCCTGGCCACCGCCGAGACCATCTCGCTGCACGTCGACGGCCGGGCGGGCAACCGCGGCCTGTGGGGCGACGCCGAGTTCCAGATGATGCGCCCCCGCTCGCTGTTCCTGAACCTGTCGCGCGGCTTCGTCGTCGACACCGAGGCGCTCAAGCGCCACCTCGACTCGGGCCACATCGCCGGGGCGGCCATCGACGTGTTCGAGACCGAGCCGAAGAAGAACGGCCCCTACTTCACCAGCCCGCTGCGCGGCACCCCGAACGTGATCCTGACCCCGCACGTGGCCGGCTCCACCGAGGAGGCGCAGGAGAACATCGGCTCCTTCGTGGCCGGCAAGCTGGCCGACTACTCCGAGAACGGCTCCACGGTGCTGTCGGTCAACCTGCCCGCCGTCGCCGCGCAGGGCCCCGGCGCGCGCCGGATCATGCACCTGCACCAGAACGTGCCCGGCGTGCTGGCCAAGATCAACACCATCCTGGCCGAGCACGGCACCAACATCGACGGGCAGACCCTCGCCACCCGCGGGCACGTCGGCTACGTCGTGCTCGACATCGGCGGCGAGGTCACCGACGCGGTCGTCGAGGCCCTCACCGCGATGCCCGAGGCCATCCGCGTCGAGGTGCGCTGA